The DNA segment TCTGACACTCACCGCTTCTCGGACTCGAAACCGAGCgaggaaaacgaagaaaaaacaGGTGGAGGCACCACGCGTTCCGATCGAGTGTCTCCGTAATGCATCAACTTCGAGACACCCGGCTCACACGCAAGCTAAAAACTACCACCCACGACTCGACAGCGAAAGCCCTCCATCTTTTGCTTGTTTCTTCCTCATCTTTGGCCGCACGcaccgcgcgctgcgcggtcGCTCAACGGCATCGAACATCACACCCAGTGCACCGCCGTACTCCGAGTTGTCGAAATGGCTTCACCACGGCATTCTGGACAAGAAaccgccgcacacacacacttgccTGCTTTTCCTCTTCGAGATGttctctgcctgtgtgcgcctgctcgctTCCTTTCGTTCTCCTGCTGTCGATCTTTCGGTTGTGTCGTTTTCGCACCGTTCATTTCGTGATGAAGAGAGGGGCACCCCTCACTCTGCGTAGTATCTCAGCGCCCAGCACACCCCACACCGTATGCGGTGTATGCCCAGgcagccccctctcccccgccccctcctatcccctgccagcGCCGGAGCCCCACTTCTCGTGGTGACAAGGGTCGAGagtgcctacgacgtggcAGGNNNNNNNNNNNNNNNNNNNNNNNNNNNNNNNNNNNNNNNNNNNNNNNNNNNNNNNNNNNNNNNNNNNNNNNNNNNNNNNNNNNNNNNNNNNNNNNNNNNNNNNNNNNNNNNNNNNNNNNNNNNNNNNNNNNNNNNNNNNNNNNGGCCCCGACTGCCGTTGCTGgtgcggggggaggagggggcctGTGTGCCACCCCTACGGGGATGCACAGCAGGTGGGCGCCGGCGTGacgggtgcgggtgtgcggcgacctgcagagcgcggcggtggtgtggagtatgaggcaggggccgtgctcggatggctgagccggcgcgttgctgtagggcgtgtgtgtgcagggctgcttggcaccacgcgatgtgCCCGTGACAGGGCCCGGCATAGCGTGGAGTGCAGCTAAGCTCCGATGCACCGTGACAGAGAATGGACAGcatgaaaacaaaaaaaaaacataaaaGAGAAAACAGGCGCGCAGGCGCGAGCGTGCGTTTTGTATGTATCGGTTTGAATTGTTTTGCACGCGCCTCGTCAGATGCTGTGCTGACCGCCATCGACACTGGTCGTCCTGACCACATCTTCTCTCCCCTGCCACTGCTACAGGCGATTTATCCGTGCCAtccctcttttcctcgcGTGCTGTTTGGTTGTTGTGTCTTCCGTggtcctctctctcgtgtgcTTCCTAGAAGGCGTAGTACACGTATCTACGGCttcctttctttcttttctctttcgACCGAGTGTTCCAGTGGGGTTCGAGCGGCGTGCTGGGACGCACAAGCTTCGTTGCACTTCTCCTTGCATTGTACGCATACACGCaagtggcgcagcgcctgtgGAATTTTCAATGCCGCGCCCTTATTCTGATCTCCAGAAGTCGGGCTCCGTTTCTACTGCCGTGTACTCGATGCCGCTCGTCCATCGGCTCGTGGTAGCGTGCACTTCTGCTGTATTCGCGTTGGCCCTCCTGACGCAGCGCTACCATCTACGTCTGTACGGTCAAACCATCTCCACAGTGCACACAGAGGACGACACGCAGGTGACCTGGGATCTTTGCCACCGATTTTTTCAGATTGCCCGGATCGCCCTGCCaacgtggcgctgccgtgagAGCGCCGGTTCCGTCATCTTCATCCTGCTGTTTGCCGTCAAAGCCGttctgcgcgtgtgggtgtcCAAGGCGAATGGTGAGGTGCTGGCCGCCATGCTGCACGGCGTGCCGtcggagcggctgccgcggttCGTGAGCAAAGTTATAGCTCGCATTGCCGTGGGCCTTACCGCTGGCATGACGAACGGCGCCATTGAAGGCCTGCGACCGTGGCTGATTGGGTGCTATCGCGAGCGCCTCAGTAGCACCTTTCAGCGGCGCTTCTACAACCGTCTTGTGTACTACCAGGGAACCATGCTGGACAGCCGTCTGGAGGCGGCCGACACAGCCATCTCGACCTACTGTGGCGAGTTCGCCGAGCACTTCGCGGAGCTGCCGTACTACTTTGTGCTGCCTGCGCTGGGGTGTGTGACGTCTATGGCGGCGCTCGTGGAGCAGGCGGGATTGAAGTCGGCCCTCATGATGAGCAGtatcgccaccaccgcagtgtttgtgctgcgccgtgccgctcCAGCATTGGGCCGTATCCACTCCCAGCTGCTCTCGCGCGAGGATGACTACCGCCGCATGCTCACAAACTACTTGAACAACGTGGAGAGCATTGCCATGCACGGCGCCGGTAAGTACATACTCAGGCAGCTGGACATCTCGCTCGCGAAGCTCAAGGAGTCGCTCGATCACATGGCCCTCGCGAAGGGCAACTTCGAGATGATGGAGTCAGCTTTCTCGACCTTCATGACGGTAGTGGCGCAGTGCGTCACCTTCGCCGGGGCGCGCCGCTCGCCCTACCATCGCTCGATCAACGCCGTCTACCTCGAGATTCAGCTAATTGAGGATCTCAACTCCAGCGTGAAGGACTTCGTCGTGAACTTTCGCGAGCTCTCGCACTTGACGGAGTTTGCGACGAAGATGTCGGAGTTTGACAATACGCTGGAGAGCATCGCGGCCGGCACCTTCATTCACTCTCGCCAGAACACCAACTACGCGTCTCTGCCCGGTGCACCGCTCGTGTACACGCAGATGAAGAGCATCGCCCACGCTCCCGATGCGAAGACGTTCCCGCTTGTCAAGATGGAGCACGTCGTGCTGGAGTCGCCGGCAGGGCAGCAGCTGTTCTCTAACATGAGCGTGGAGTtccgcagcgacgaggactGGGTTATTATCGGCGAGAACGGCTGCGGCAAGACCTCGCTGTTGCGCATGCTGTGCGGCTTGTGGATGCCAAAGTCCGGCGTGCTCTCCCAAGACACATCTGTGCGCTTCTTGTTGTCGCCACAGCACAGCTACATGGCTCCACAGTGCACCTTGTACGAGCAGATCTGCTTCCCCGATGCCGTagaggcgccgacgccggagATTCGCGCTGCCATCAGTGAGGCTGTAGAAATGGCTGGTGCGCAGACGGTCGTGTGCGTCATTGGTGGCTacgacagcgccgtcatGGGCCTTGACCTGAGCAACACCGATGAGTCGTACGACTGGAGCAGCCTCAGCGGTGGTCAAAAGGAGCGCATCAGCATGGCACGCGTCTTCTTTCATGTGCTGCGCATGGATCGTACAAAGGAGACGCCCGTGGCCATTCTAGATGAGGCAACGTCCATGATGGACGACACGGAGCAGGATGTGCTCAACCACCTGCGCCGCATGAATGTGCGCATGATCTCCGTCACCCACCGCGACGTCGTTATTCGGCACCACACAAACATCCTCCGCATCGTCCACGGCGGCAAGTGGACagtggagaaggtgcgcaaTCCGGTGAAGATCGGCGAACGTGTCGAGACGGAGAATGCAGTTGTGTAGACGCAGACGTGGGACAgatggcagccgcgacgTGCTGTATATTGCGATTAGAGGAGAGACGGTAAAGCCGGTGAGGAGTGCGTTCGCTTTCCCCACTCGTCATAGCACGCACTGACAGTCACGACGGCTTTGCTATCCTCTGTCCTCTCTTTCCCAAggcctcccccttcccgtCGGcaacgcagcacacacacacacacacacacacacacacacacacacacacatgtcgaaggtgcgcgcgcgctttaCTGCTTCAACGTCCACGACTCGGTCGCGGCACACCGGCTGCTGTTGTTTCGCGTTGCTAACTCGTCTTCCCTTTGCCGCTGTGGTGCGATGTCTCTGCGTTCTTTGATGTTTGCCTTTGCTGTTGTGAGGTTGTGAGAGAGTCGGCCATCACTCCCCTCTGCTCTCTCCATTGTCTTGCTTTCTGCTTTCTTGTTTACGTCTCTTCGCTGCTCTCTTTGTcgtggcgtgtgtgtggggtgggtgggcggaCGGTAGGGGACGCCAACGCGATTGTTTGGCTCGCTAccgcccttctctcgcctttgccccctccctctcttcctctttctcggACCTCAGAGGAGCGAGGGCAGGAAATAGCTCCACATACATGCCACTCGCAGGCAGGCATGTGCATTGTCACGCAACGCCCGCATCCACTTACATAAACCcgtctcccttcccctccccactgAGAATAGCCCAGCGCAGATCACTTGCATGAGCACAGCCCTTTttctccccttttttcctccaccaccgtcgtgttttgttttcttgtttttttttttcgtttcagTTTAGAGGTTTTTATGGGTTGGCCTCCCTTCCGTTGTTCACGCCAGACGTCtctcgctccccctcccccttccttcctccccgcaccgccaccaacagcagcagcaaagaacatacgcacacacacacacacacgctcatgtgcgtgccgctggtttttctttttctctttttccctcCCTTCAAATTTTTATTACTACTTACGTGTTCTGTGCCCGCGCAcaggcgtgtgtgcgtgcgtgtgtctacctttgcccctctccttcctgtGTGCTAGTGGCTGTGTTCCTGACTCTCCCTTCACCTCATGTATCCCTATCttccgcacacgcgcacacgctctgccactgctgccttCCGTTGCTTATCTTCCCCCCTTGTCGCTGTTTTCCATtgttggtggtgggtggCTTCGTGCCTCCGTGCAGATGTgtcttatttttttttttagctgctcttcgcctttttctttgtcgtCTCGGTGGTGAGCAGAGGCGCatcaaaaaagaaaaagggaagagagatCGGTGCAGATTTGCTGCACGATAAGTGTGGGTGCAAAGGGCTTCCGTTCGCAGAGCTCGATTATCGGCGCGCGGCCTGTGAGCGACCAGAGTAGAGCTGAGCGGAACGGGAAGAAGACGATAAAGGAGGGATGCATGGGTGCTGGCAAGAGTCGTACGTTTACCTTTCTTTCTGGCAGGAGGTGCAATCATCTTGCACTCTCGTGCggatgtgtgtgttggtTTCTCTGCATGCTGATGGGCTGCCGTGGTGTGCCACTGGCTGCCATATCAATGAACATCTCCATTGACCGGGCAGCGCGACTCCCGTTTTACTTCACCCTGTTTTCTcgctcgccgctctcgtcTGTGGCCGGTCTCTATGACGTTTTACATCGGTAGCCACCTatttcttttcttttttttttctcgtgtGCGTATGCTCTCTTgcctccttcctctttctcttgccagcaaacacacacgcgcgcgaaTGCGAGACtaaggaaaaaaaaaaacgtcgGGCACGGCCCGAGCATCCCGGAATTATTCGCCGCTAACGCTCATCGTAAACCCAAACAAAATAGAGAAGAAAACAGAACTTCGTAACCACACGAAAAAACCGAGATGCAAGAGAAAACTGAAAGTGCAACGCCTTTTGCATGTGGTTTGTGTATATATAAACGTAtgcaggtgcgcgtgtctctcgCCGTCTGCACATCATCCCGCAAACAATTAGCGACTAATGCTGAtgctccttttctttttgcatCTTTAACAGCTGCCCTGCTGACCAGAGGGACACCCCTCACTCTGCGTAGTATCTC comes from the Leishmania donovani BPK282A1 complete genome, chromosome 27 genome and includes:
- a CDS encoding ATP-binding cassette protein subfamily D, member 1, putative; the protein is MPRPYSDLQKSGSVSTAVYSMPLVHRLVVACTSAVFALALLTQRYHLRLYGQTISTVHTEDDTQVTWDLCHRFFQIARIALPTWRCRESAGSVIFILLFAVKAVLRVWVSKANGEVLAAMLHGVPSERLPRFVSKVIARIAVGLTAGMTNGAIEGLRPWLIGCYRERLSSTFQRRFYNRLVYYQGTMLDSRLEAADTAISTYCGEFAEHFAELPYYFVLPALGCVTSMAALVEQAGLKSALMMSSIATTAVFVLRRAAPALGRIHSQLLSREDDYRRMLTNYLNNVESIAMHGAGKYILRQLDISLAKLKESLDHMALAKGNFEMMESAFSTFMTVVAQCVTFAGARRSPYHRSINAVYLEIQLIEDLNSSVKDFVVNFRELSHLTEFATKMSEFDNTLESIAAGTFIHSRQNTNYASLPGAPLVYTQMKSIAHAPDAKTFPLVKMEHVVLESPAGQQLFSNMSVEFRSDEDWVIIGENGCGKTSLLRMLCGLWMPKSGVLSQDTSVRFLLSPQHSYMAPQCTLYEQICFPDAVEAPTPEIRAAISEAVEMAGAQTVVCVIGGYDSAVMGLDLSNTDESYDWSSLSGGQKERISMARVFFHVLRMDRTKETPVAILDEATSMMDDTEQDVLNHLRRMNVRMISVTHRDVVIRHHTNILRIVHGGKWTVEKVRNPVKIGERVETENAVV